A genome region from Arachis duranensis cultivar V14167 chromosome 8, aradu.V14167.gnm2.J7QH, whole genome shotgun sequence includes the following:
- the LOC107460150 gene encoding histone H3.3, which yields MARTKQTARKSTGGKAPRKQLATKAARKSAPTTGGVKKPHRYRPGTVALREIRKYQKSTELLIRKLPFQRLVREIAQDFKTDLRFQSHAVLALQEAAEAYLVGLFEDTNLCAIHAKRVTIMPKDIQLARRIRGERA from the exons ATGGCTCGTACGAAGCAGACCGCTCGTAAGTCTACCGGTGGCAAGGCCCCAAGGAAGCAGCTCGCTACCAAG GCCGCGAGAAAGTCCGCTCCCACAACTGGTGGAGTGAAGAAGCCCCATCGTTATCGCCCTGGAACTGTTGCTCTCCG TGAGATCCGAAAATACCAAAAGAGTACCGAGCTTCTGATCCGTAAGTTACCCTTCCAGCGTCTTGTTCGTGAAATTGCTCAGGACTTTAAG ACTGATTTGAGATTTCAGAGCCACGCAGTCCTTGCACTTCAGGAAGCTGCAGAGGCTTACTTGGTTGGATTGTTCGAAGACACAAACTTGTGTGCTATCCACGCCAAGCGAGTCACCATTATGCCCAAGGACATTCAGCTCGCTAGGCGCATTCGTGGAGAACGTGCTTAG